In the genome of Chryseobacterium oryzae, one region contains:
- a CDS encoding carbon starvation CstA family protein — MEFLNGINALTLVFVSILIFAISYRIYGIFLANKVLRLNDRNTTPAIEFADGKDYVATNKNVLFGHHFAAIAAAGPLVGPVLAAQFGYLPGALWILIGCVLGGGVHDMVVLFASVRHKGQSLATIASKEIGKTTGTVAGFAILFILILTLAGLSLACINAMHEASWSLFTVIITMPIAIIMGLIMRYRKNSVTFASILGGILLIAGIIGGHNLMQNETINNLFSWDITTISIAIPLYGFLASVLPVWLLLVPRDYLSTYLKIGTIIMLAIGVIAIHPTIQMPALTQFVNGGGPIIGGPVLPFIFIVIACGAISGFHAVIATGTTPKMLNREREILFVGYGAMLVEGFVALMALIAACTLMPGDYFAINTPKEVYDTFLAAHPDLHGVDIGYFSEKIGIDLHGRTGGAVSLAVGMAHIFNKIPYMDQLMAYWYNFAIMFEAVFILTAIDAGTRVGRFFLQEMLGSVIPKFNDKNWTPGIIISSLLFTFAWGYLVFTGNVSSIWPLFGISNQLLAACGLIVCTTMLIRLNRGKYALCSAIPGVFMAVITFWAGYIQVTTIYIPKEQYLLASLAIIAMVLMLAVFIGAFRKWYKLLQVKTSETDYYGETVKELVER; from the coding sequence ATGGAATTTCTAAACGGAATTAATGCATTAACCTTGGTATTTGTATCTATACTAATTTTTGCAATATCCTATCGTATTTACGGAATCTTTTTGGCAAACAAAGTGCTTCGTCTTAATGACAGAAATACTACTCCTGCAATAGAATTTGCTGATGGTAAAGATTATGTTGCAACCAACAAAAATGTACTTTTCGGGCATCATTTTGCGGCAATTGCAGCAGCAGGACCACTTGTAGGACCAGTTTTGGCGGCTCAGTTCGGCTATCTTCCCGGAGCATTATGGATTTTAATCGGGTGTGTTCTAGGAGGCGGAGTTCACGACATGGTGGTACTTTTTGCTTCTGTAAGACATAAAGGGCAAAGTTTAGCAACGATTGCTTCCAAAGAGATTGGAAAAACAACCGGAACAGTTGCTGGTTTCGCAATTTTATTCATTTTAATTCTAACACTTGCCGGATTATCTTTAGCATGCATTAATGCAATGCATGAAGCTTCCTGGTCTTTATTTACGGTTATTATAACCATGCCGATTGCCATCATCATGGGTTTAATAATGCGTTACAGAAAAAATTCGGTAACATTTGCAAGTATTTTAGGGGGTATTTTATTAATTGCAGGAATTATTGGCGGACATAATCTTATGCAGAATGAAACCATAAATAATTTATTCAGTTGGGATATTACCACTATATCTATTGCTATTCCTCTTTACGGATTTTTAGCTTCGGTTTTACCGGTATGGTTATTATTGGTTCCAAGAGATTATTTATCCACTTATTTAAAAATTGGTACCATTATTATGCTTGCAATAGGTGTAATTGCAATTCATCCAACGATACAAATGCCGGCTCTTACTCAATTTGTAAATGGTGGCGGTCCTATTATTGGCGGACCCGTATTACCTTTTATTTTTATTGTTATCGCTTGTGGAGCTATATCAGGTTTTCATGCGGTAATTGCTACAGGAACTACTCCAAAAATGCTGAATAGAGAAAGAGAAATTCTTTTTGTAGGCTATGGAGCAATGTTAGTAGAAGGTTTTGTGGCTTTAATGGCACTAATTGCAGCGTGTACTTTAATGCCTGGAGATTATTTCGCTATTAATACACCAAAAGAAGTGTATGATACTTTCTTAGCAGCTCATCCGGATTTACACGGAGTAGATATAGGCTATTTTTCAGAAAAAATTGGTATTGACCTTCATGGAAGAACAGGAGGTGCCGTTTCTTTAGCGGTGGGTATGGCTCATATTTTCAATAAAATACCTTACATGGATCAGTTAATGGCATATTGGTACAACTTCGCCATTATGTTTGAAGCCGTATTTATATTAACCGCAATTGATGCAGGAACAAGAGTGGGAAGATTTTTCCTGCAGGAAATGTTGGGTTCCGTTATTCCAAAATTTAATGATAAGAACTGGACTCCCGGAATTATTATCAGCAGTTTGCTTTTTACTTTTGCATGGGGATATTTGGTTTTCACCGGAAATGTAAGCAGCATTTGGCCTTTATTCGGAATTAGTAATCAGTTACTTGCCGCATGTGGTCTTATTGTATGTACAACAATGCTCATCAGACTCAACAGAGGAAAATATGCACTGTGTTCGGCAATTCCCGGTGTTTTTATGGCAGTTATTACCTTTTGGGCAGGTTATATACAAGTTACCACAATTTATATTCCGAAAGAACAGTATTTATTGGCTTCACTTGCAATAATTGCAATGGTTTTAATGCTTGCCGTATTCATTGGAGCATTCAGAAAATGGTATAAACTTCTGCAGGTAAAAACCTCGGAAACCGATTATTATGGAGAAACCGTAAAAGAATTGGTAGAAAGATAG
- a CDS encoding M1 family metallopeptidase, giving the protein MKKIFITALFLGALFNSNVTFAQTETSGRTVPYRATHTKTTELKHTKLKVNFDYEKEQMNGEEWLTASPFFYSTNELVLDAKGMLIHEVALDNNGKKTPLKYEYKNDVLKINLDKVYARNQDYTVYIKYTSRPNEVKQEGSAAINDAKGLYFINAQGKDPDKPTQIWTQGETESSSAWFPTIDKPNQKTTQEIYMTVPDKYVTLSNGILKNSQKEANGLRTDHWVMDKRHSTYLFFMGVGEYAVVKDKWKNVPVDYYIEKEYEPYAKQIYGNTPEMIDFFSKKLGYDYPWQKYAQISGRDYVSGAMENTTATLHGSDILQKPGQLIDENKWEDTIAHELFHHWFGDLVTAESWSNLTVNESFANYSEYLWNEFKYGKDQADYHQMEDVNHYIHNSSDFKKDLVRFNYNSREDVFDLVTYQKGGGILHMLRNYLGDDAFFAGITDYLKTNEYQAAEAHQLRLSFEKVSGKDLNWFFNQWYFGSGNPKLNYTYNFEPVKKQVTVTISQTQDEPFQFPLAIDVYENGKPKRYQVWVNAEAKNTFNFDASKNPELININADGILLADVTESKTPDQYLAQFLGSKEFKSKYIALTGIKDQVGKNPAATKLLAAAVKDPFFRTRIKALELVDLSNAEMMKALGSDVEKLATNDPKTLVQGAAIAALAKTKDKKYVPIFEKGINAVSNSVKGNSLAAILAVDPSKASSLADKIDLEGASEEMLSQLLPIVVKNKVISQMANIAPIAAFYPFVKFQDPELGKVAEEGYNWIMSSDNLKATTSITKILGQAKGQMGENPQVKMMISQMLKDGLSKKMELLKQNLGKASSINPQIDAINKAIDNFK; this is encoded by the coding sequence ATGAAAAAAATATTCATAACAGCCCTTTTTCTGGGTGCACTATTTAATTCGAATGTAACTTTCGCTCAGACAGAAACTTCGGGAAGAACAGTTCCTTACAGAGCGACCCATACCAAAACTACAGAACTGAAGCACACCAAACTGAAGGTGAATTTCGACTATGAGAAAGAGCAGATGAATGGTGAAGAATGGCTTACTGCATCTCCTTTTTTCTACTCTACCAATGAACTTGTTCTGGATGCCAAAGGGATGCTGATTCATGAAGTTGCATTGGATAATAATGGTAAAAAAACACCTTTAAAGTATGAATATAAAAATGATGTTTTAAAAATTAATCTGGATAAAGTATATGCTCGAAACCAAGATTATACGGTTTATATTAAATACACATCTAGACCCAATGAAGTAAAACAGGAAGGAAGTGCAGCTATTAATGATGCCAAAGGTCTTTATTTCATTAATGCACAGGGGAAAGATCCGGATAAACCAACCCAAATATGGACTCAGGGAGAAACAGAATCTTCATCTGCTTGGTTTCCTACCATAGATAAACCCAACCAAAAAACCACTCAGGAAATTTACATGACTGTTCCAGACAAATATGTAACACTTTCCAACGGAATTCTCAAAAATTCTCAAAAAGAGGCCAATGGATTGAGAACCGATCATTGGGTGATGGATAAAAGACATTCCACCTATCTTTTCTTTATGGGTGTCGGAGAATATGCCGTAGTTAAAGACAAGTGGAAAAATGTTCCTGTAGATTATTATATTGAAAAAGAATATGAACCCTACGCAAAACAAATCTATGGGAATACTCCTGAAATGATAGATTTCTTTTCGAAAAAATTGGGTTACGATTATCCTTGGCAAAAATATGCACAGATTTCGGGTAGAGATTACGTAAGTGGTGCTATGGAGAATACAACTGCTACACTTCACGGGAGCGATATTTTACAAAAACCGGGACAATTAATAGATGAAAACAAATGGGAAGACACCATTGCCCATGAGCTTTTCCACCATTGGTTCGGAGATCTTGTAACCGCAGAAAGCTGGAGTAATCTTACCGTAAACGAATCTTTTGCCAACTATTCGGAGTATCTTTGGAACGAATTTAAGTATGGTAAAGATCAGGCAGATTATCACCAAATGGAAGATGTAAACCATTACATCCATAATTCTTCAGATTTCAAAAAAGATTTGGTAAGATTCAATTATAATTCAAGAGAAGATGTTTTTGATTTGGTAACCTATCAAAAAGGTGGTGGAATTTTACACATGCTGCGAAATTATCTTGGAGACGATGCATTTTTTGCAGGAATTACAGATTATCTGAAAACCAACGAATATCAGGCGGCAGAAGCTCATCAGTTAAGATTGTCTTTTGAAAAAGTTTCAGGTAAAGATTTGAACTGGTTTTTTAATCAGTGGTATTTCGGTAGCGGAAATCCAAAACTGAATTATACTTATAATTTTGAACCTGTAAAAAAACAGGTAACCGTAACCATTAGCCAAACTCAGGATGAGCCTTTTCAGTTTCCTTTGGCTATTGATGTTTACGAAAACGGTAAACCAAAAAGATATCAGGTTTGGGTAAATGCAGAAGCAAAAAATACATTTAATTTTGATGCATCTAAAAACCCTGAACTTATCAACATCAATGCAGACGGAATTCTTCTTGCAGATGTTACAGAATCTAAAACTCCGGACCAATATTTAGCCCAATTCTTAGGTTCTAAAGAATTTAAGAGTAAATACATTGCACTAACAGGAATTAAAGATCAGGTAGGAAAAAATCCCGCTGCCACAAAACTATTGGCTGCCGCAGTAAAAGATCCATTTTTCAGAACAAGAATAAAGGCACTGGAACTTGTAGATCTGTCGAATGCAGAAATGATGAAAGCATTAGGAAGCGATGTTGAAAAACTGGCAACAAATGATCCTAAAACTTTGGTTCAGGGAGCGGCAATAGCAGCTTTGGCAAAAACAAAAGACAAAAAATATGTTCCGATTTTTGAAAAAGGAATTAATGCTGTATCCAATTCTGTAAAAGGCAACTCTTTGGCTGCAATTTTAGCAGTAGATCCTTCGAAAGCCAGTTCTTTGGCAGATAAGATTGATCTTGAAGGGGCTTCTGAAGAAATGCTTTCGCAGTTATTACCAATCGTTGTAAAAAATAAAGTGATTTCCCAAATGGCGAATATTGCTCCTATTGCTGCTTTTTATCCATTTGTTAAATTTCAGGATCCGGAACTTGGAAAAGTTGCCGAAGAAGGATATAATTGGATTATGTCTTCGGATAATTTAAAAGCAACGACAAGCATTACCAAAATATTGGGTCAGGCAAAAGGTCAGATGGGAGAAAATCCTCAGGTAAAAATGATGATAAGCCAAATGCTGAAAGACGGACTAAGCAAAAAAATGGAATTATTAAAACAAAATCTAGGAAAAGCTTCCAGCATCAACCCTCAAATTGATGCTATTAATAAAGCTATTGATAATTTCAAATAA
- a CDS encoding alpha/beta hydrolase family protein has translation MKNLIYLNLVLFSVFFNAQNTSVSLEQTFPENFPEYTVDGKDGKKTFKEEYKYLDSVSIYGYDYRSHDNLKIRGFLIEPKTKGKFPVIIFNRGGNRDFGAVSIATLTNFLSKIAAKGFIIIGSQLRGSSRSEGKDEFGGKDINDVLQLLNIIDHQTNADSKKIGMLGISRGSMTNFLVLKETDRISANATIGGIADLNQKDRPEMYGLYKELIPDFEKNPTLELNKRSSLLAVPQIKNKQLKSFIIHGAKDERVNVSNAFALFNELNSNQFSTKLLVYENDNHGINNHTNDMIKQLNAFFKGYLQ, from the coding sequence ATGAAAAATTTAATTTACTTAAATTTAGTACTGTTCTCTGTATTTTTCAATGCTCAGAATACTTCCGTATCTCTTGAACAGACTTTTCCTGAAAATTTTCCAGAATATACTGTAGATGGTAAAGATGGTAAAAAAACATTCAAAGAAGAGTATAAATATTTGGATTCTGTAAGTATTTACGGTTATGATTATCGCTCTCATGACAATCTGAAAATCCGGGGATTTCTTATTGAACCGAAAACAAAAGGAAAATTTCCGGTGATTATTTTCAACCGCGGTGGAAATCGTGATTTCGGTGCTGTAAGCATCGCTACACTTACCAATTTTTTATCTAAAATAGCTGCAAAAGGATTTATTATTATCGGTTCTCAGCTTCGGGGCAGCTCAAGAAGTGAAGGTAAGGATGAATTCGGAGGAAAAGATATTAATGATGTATTGCAATTATTAAATATTATAGATCATCAAACAAATGCAGATTCAAAAAAAATAGGAATGCTGGGAATTAGCAGAGGTTCCATGACTAATTTTCTGGTTTTGAAAGAAACAGACAGAATATCTGCCAATGCAACTATTGGTGGTATTGCAGATCTTAACCAGAAAGACAGACCGGAAATGTACGGGCTTTACAAAGAACTTATACCCGATTTTGAGAAAAATCCTACATTGGAACTCAATAAACGTTCTTCATTACTTGCAGTTCCTCAAATAAAAAATAAGCAGCTGAAAAGTTTTATCATTCATGGAGCAAAAGATGAGAGAGTGAATGTAAGCAATGCTTTTGCCTTGTTCAATGAGCTTAATTCTAATCAGTTTTCTACAAAATTATTGGTATATGAAAATGACAATCATGGGATTAACAATCATACCAACGATATGATTAAACAATTAAATGCTTTTTTCAAAGGGTATCTCCAATAA
- a CDS encoding thymidylate synthase, giving the protein MQNYLDLLQHILDNGTDKTDRTGTGTRSIFGYQLRYDLSKGFPLVTTKKVHLKSIIYELLWFIKGETNIKYLKDNGVSIWDEWADENGDLGPVYGAQWRSWSGADGKVVDQFSEVIEQIKTNPDSRRLIVSAWNAAEIPNMALAPCHALFQFYVADGKLSLQLYQRSADVFLGVPFNIASYALLLMMVAQVTGLEVGDYVHSFGDVHIYNNHFEQVKKQLSRETRTLPTMKLNPEIKNIFDFDFEDFTLENYDPHPGIKAPVAI; this is encoded by the coding sequence ATGCAAAACTACTTAGATTTACTTCAGCATATTTTAGATAACGGAACCGACAAAACCGACAGAACAGGAACAGGAACACGAAGCATTTTCGGGTATCAGCTCCGTTATGATTTGTCTAAAGGTTTTCCTCTGGTAACAACAAAAAAAGTTCACCTGAAATCTATTATTTACGAGCTTCTTTGGTTCATTAAAGGAGAAACAAATATTAAATATCTTAAAGACAATGGTGTTTCCATTTGGGACGAATGGGCAGATGAAAATGGAGATTTGGGGCCTGTTTACGGAGCACAATGGCGTAGTTGGTCTGGTGCAGATGGTAAAGTAGTAGACCAGTTTTCGGAAGTAATTGAGCAGATTAAAACCAATCCCGATTCCAGAAGATTAATTGTTTCTGCATGGAATGCTGCAGAAATCCCCAATATGGCATTAGCACCATGTCATGCTTTATTTCAGTTTTATGTGGCAGACGGAAAATTATCTTTACAACTCTATCAAAGAAGTGCAGATGTTTTCTTGGGTGTTCCCTTCAATATTGCGAGTTATGCGCTTTTATTGATGATGGTCGCTCAGGTTACCGGTCTTGAAGTTGGAGATTATGTTCATAGTTTTGGAGATGTACATATTTACAACAATCATTTTGAGCAGGTTAAAAAACAGCTTTCAAGAGAAACAAGAACTTTACCCACAATGAAACTGAACCCAGAAATTAAAAATATTTTTGATTTTGATTTTGAAGATTTTACTTTAGAAAACTACGATCCACATCCAGGCATAAAAGCACCGGTGGCGATATAA
- a CDS encoding S41 family peptidase has translation MKKISLILSLITTLSTNTISAQSDSVKTYVTDALKIMKDKSVNKSKINWDKIYSKTLAEASKVKTIKETFPILKNALVSLEDSHSNFYPAEVVKQYTLGYKATGQEFPVIKSDLLENKYAYISLPDIGSFNNDDWNLYINTFYSKVNELQKQNPKGWIIDLRDNFGGMLYPMYAAVAPFLDHKNVVGTKDSKGEIEYFNYKDGKFYEGSKATQQFKIIQKEPKTINRPIAVLINKVTGSSGEFITASFVDQKNVKLIGVNTQGLTSANQEYKLSDGSFLVLTIGNIVDRNGKEYNKIGEGIAPNISIENSSDKKKIDETYFKKAFEYIDSK, from the coding sequence ATGAAAAAAATTTCACTGATCTTATCTTTGATAACAACTTTGTCTACGAATACTATTTCAGCTCAATCTGATAGTGTGAAAACTTATGTAACCGATGCTTTGAAAATTATGAAGGACAAATCGGTAAATAAATCAAAGATAAATTGGGATAAAATTTACAGTAAAACTTTAGCGGAAGCTTCAAAAGTAAAGACGATTAAAGAGACTTTTCCTATTCTAAAAAATGCTCTTGTTTCGTTGGAAGACTCCCATTCCAACTTTTATCCGGCAGAAGTTGTGAAGCAATATACTTTAGGTTATAAGGCTACAGGACAAGAATTTCCGGTGATTAAAAGTGATTTGTTAGAAAACAAATATGCTTATATCAGTTTGCCAGATATTGGATCATTTAACAACGACGATTGGAATTTATATATCAACACTTTTTATTCAAAAGTAAACGAACTGCAAAAACAAAATCCAAAAGGTTGGATTATTGATTTAAGAGACAATTTCGGAGGAATGCTTTATCCTATGTATGCCGCTGTTGCTCCATTTTTAGATCATAAAAACGTGGTGGGAACTAAAGATTCCAAAGGAGAAATTGAGTATTTTAATTACAAAGATGGTAAATTTTATGAAGGTTCAAAAGCAACTCAACAATTTAAAATCATACAAAAAGAACCTAAAACGATAAACAGACCTATTGCGGTTTTAATCAATAAAGTAACCGGAAGTTCGGGAGAATTTATCACAGCGTCTTTTGTTGATCAGAAAAATGTAAAATTAATTGGCGTAAATACTCAAGGTTTAACCTCTGCAAATCAAGAATATAAATTATCAGACGGCTCTTTTCTTGTATTAACAATTGGAAATATTGTGGACAGAAACGGAAAAGAATATAATAAAATCGGGGAAGGAATTGCACCTAATATTTCAATAGAAAATTCATCAGACAAGAAAAAAATTGATGAAACTTATTTCAAAAAAGCATTTGAATATATTGACAGTAAATAA
- a CDS encoding YpdA family putative bacillithiol disulfide reductase has translation MEILDILIIGAGPIGLNCALEARKNNLSYLIIEKGTIVNSLYNYPLYMKFFSTADKLEIAEIPFISAATKPGRQEALEYYQGITRQKNININLYERVINVSKNQEIFSVETSKSKYFAKNVIIATGFYDIPNLMNIPGEDLWKVKHYYTEPYPYAKQKIVVVGSSNSSVDAALETYRKGAEVTMIIRHSEISKSVKYWVKPDIENRISEGSIKAHFNSELLEIKENSVIFKDENGKINEIENDFVLAMTGYLPDFDFLKNSGIELQGDCLNPLYHPETMETNVPNLYLAGVVCGGKDTHLWFIENSRIHAEMIIQSILSK, from the coding sequence ATGGAAATCTTAGATATTCTCATCATCGGAGCAGGACCTATTGGGCTAAACTGTGCATTGGAAGCTAGAAAAAATAATCTCAGCTATTTGATTATTGAGAAAGGAACCATTGTAAACTCTCTGTACAATTACCCTTTATATATGAAGTTTTTCTCAACAGCAGATAAACTCGAAATTGCAGAAATTCCTTTTATTTCTGCAGCTACCAAACCAGGAAGACAGGAAGCATTAGAATATTATCAAGGCATTACAAGACAGAAAAATATCAACATTAATCTTTACGAACGAGTAATAAATGTTTCTAAAAATCAGGAAATATTTTCTGTTGAAACATCAAAATCAAAATATTTTGCCAAAAATGTGATTATCGCTACCGGATTTTATGACATTCCCAACCTCATGAATATTCCCGGAGAAGATTTATGGAAAGTAAAACATTATTATACAGAGCCTTATCCTTATGCAAAACAGAAAATTGTAGTGGTGGGCTCAAGCAATTCTTCGGTAGATGCCGCTTTAGAAACTTACAGAAAAGGTGCGGAAGTGACTATGATTATTCGCCACTCCGAAATTTCCAAAAGTGTAAAATATTGGGTAAAACCAGACATTGAGAACAGAATTTCAGAAGGAAGTATTAAAGCACATTTTAATTCCGAATTGCTTGAAATTAAAGAAAATTCGGTCATTTTTAAAGATGAAAATGGAAAAATCAATGAAATTGAAAATGATTTTGTATTGGCAATGACAGGTTATCTTCCCGATTTTGATTTTCTAAAAAACTCAGGAATCGAGTTACAAGGAGATTGTCTGAATCCACTTTATCATCCTGAAACAATGGAAACTAATGTTCCGAATTTATATCTTGCTGGTGTAGTTTGTGGCGGAAAAGATACACATCTTTGGTTCATTGAAAATTCGAGAATTCATGCGGAAATGATTATTCAAAGTATTCTTTCAAAATAA
- a CDS encoding glycosyltransferase family protein produces MQTKKILIITYYWPPAGGPGVQRWLKFAKYLPEFGWKPIIYTPENPSYPLLDESLMKDVPEDLEIVKTKIWEPYQLAEKLNKSNKKFKAGQFDVGNNQSWKSKLSIWVRGNFFIPDARVFWVKPSTEFLEKYLQQNNIETVVTSGPPHSMHLIGLNLKKKLPHLRWIADFRDPWTEISYYKHLKLTNRSDKKHRFLESEVFKNADITLATSYTDAENFRKNGANAVCITNGFDETDSGKKLNQSAISDHFTLSYIGVLEQLRNPENLWAALNNLIKNNSDFAESFRLKFVGRIDDKILTSLENSDLKNHILKLGYVSHDRAVQEMSNSSILLITNFPNVSSKGIIPGKIFEYLATGKQILSFGPNEADVSKILQETSAGKHFSYEDSEEIEDFIIQKFKLWKNGNLSENTKNIEQFSRKNLTKQLSELLG; encoded by the coding sequence ATTCAGACAAAAAAGATATTAATCATCACGTATTACTGGCCACCTGCGGGAGGTCCGGGAGTTCAGCGGTGGTTAAAATTTGCAAAATACCTTCCCGAATTTGGCTGGAAACCCATTATTTACACTCCGGAAAACCCAAGTTATCCTTTGCTGGATGAAAGTTTAATGAAAGATGTTCCTGAAGATTTAGAAATTGTAAAAACTAAAATCTGGGAACCTTATCAACTTGCCGAAAAGCTTAATAAAAGCAATAAAAAATTCAAAGCAGGACAGTTTGATGTGGGAAATAATCAAAGCTGGAAATCTAAACTTTCGATTTGGGTGAGAGGAAATTTTTTTATTCCCGATGCCAGAGTTTTCTGGGTAAAACCTTCCACAGAATTTCTAGAAAAGTATCTTCAGCAAAACAACATAGAAACCGTTGTAACTTCGGGTCCACCTCATTCTATGCACCTTATTGGTCTGAATTTAAAGAAGAAACTCCCCCATCTCCGATGGATTGCCGATTTCCGTGATCCTTGGACAGAAATTTCATATTACAAGCATTTAAAGCTTACCAACAGATCAGATAAAAAGCATCGTTTTCTTGAAAGTGAGGTTTTTAAAAATGCAGATATTACTTTGGCAACAAGCTATACAGATGCAGAAAATTTCAGAAAAAACGGAGCCAATGCGGTTTGCATTACGAATGGTTTTGATGAAACAGATTCAGGAAAAAAACTAAATCAGTCCGCTATTTCTGATCATTTTACACTGAGCTATATCGGTGTTTTGGAACAGCTGAGAAATCCTGAAAATCTTTGGGCAGCACTGAATAATTTAATCAAAAACAATTCAGATTTTGCTGAAAGTTTCAGATTAAAATTCGTGGGAAGAATTGATGATAAAATTTTGACAAGTTTGGAAAATTCAGATTTGAAAAATCATATTCTGAAGCTTGGGTATGTTTCGCATGACCGGGCAGTTCAGGAAATGTCGAACTCATCAATTTTATTGATTACCAACTTCCCCAATGTTTCTTCCAAAGGAATAATTCCGGGCAAAATATTTGAGTATCTCGCCACCGGAAAACAGATTCTTTCGTTTGGTCCCAACGAGGCAGATGTTTCTAAAATCTTACAGGAAACTAGTGCCGGAAAGCACTTTAGCTACGAAGATTCAGAAGAAATTGAAGATTTTATAATACAGAAATTTAAACTCTGGAAAAACGGTAATTTATCTGAAAACACAAAAAATATCGAACAGTTTTCAAGAAAAAATTTAACAAAACAACTTTCCGAATTGCTGGGTTAG